A single region of the Triticum dicoccoides isolate Atlit2015 ecotype Zavitan chromosome 2B, WEW_v2.0, whole genome shotgun sequence genome encodes:
- the LOC119362401 gene encoding B3 domain-containing protein Os07g0679700-like, whose amino-acid sequence MAGMGAAAAARCMNAACGAPAPGAGDWRKGWPLRSGGFAVLCDKCGLAFEQFVFCDIFHQKESGWRDCSFCGKRLHCGCVASKNSFDLLDSGGVQCANCMKNPGAHPVSCQVAPKLFLPPQNNQRLFGKSDELLPGRPLESPSLMIDSRNDDIAIIAKSNHPFMVKNLEIGQSSNNLRQKEIENGARQIKWEQPTLSIGDMGRMPFLIRPQSALESPRSQCTRRDDNRDPTADSTTSESISEAGLSMSLGIANNGNKMEATSTMERPMVSPTTPFSEGRELATTLSPFQHAQRARHFLTRPSRVAEGAAFDPMRDGFPHLRVARPPAEGRGRNQLLPRYWPRITDQELQQISGDSNSTIVPLFEKVLSASDAGRIGRLVLPKACAEAYFPPISQPEGRPLTIQDAKGKEWHFQFRFWPNNNSRMYVLEGVTPCIQSLQLQAGDTVTFSRIEPGGKLVMGFRKATNTVSLPDSQISAIATGSLLGDSFFSNTNENLSIVSGYSGFLQSMKGAADLQPSSLFDHHANSADGEVSWLKADRFGGRPDEGSFQFLHKKSRNIGSKSRRLLMDNEEALELKLSWEEAQELLRPAPSAKPTVVMIEDYEFEEYDEPPVFAKRSIFTSRSTGEQDQWIQCDDCSKWRRLPLNVIIASKWRCADNTWDPKSCSCSAPEELAHKELQSILQQYEEIRRRKSNYFLKQSIPEMDASSLDALATAAVFGEVGNQGAASVATTTKHPRHRPGCTCIVCIQPPSGKGPKHNPACTCNVCMTVRRRFKTLMMRKKQRQSEREEAEASKRISWVGRDEPEGSNLSRSPQTVDTMRDGDVIMFDKADASKGHIDLNFHPASREEEQQHGGQPRVSMVSLLEVANRPLESYMKQNGLVSLAAEQGSSSGTATVPSQPAPMESEERPSDEGRAVPVEQEREPTDNMAVDEAAGENQGHAASASDIAAA is encoded by the exons ATGGCGGGGATgggcgccgcggcggcggcgaggtgcatGAACGCGGCGTGCGGCGCGCCGGCCCCGGGGGCGGGGGACTGGAGGAAGGGCTGGCCGCTGCGATCCGGCGGCTTCGCCGTGCTCTGCGACAAGTGCGG GTTGGCATTCGAGCAGTTTGTCTTCTGCGATATATTCCACCAAAAGGAGTCCGGTTGGAGGGACTGTTCGTTTTGTGGGAAG CGTCTCCATTGCGGTTGTGTTGCTTCGAAGAATTCCTTTGATCTACTTGATAGCGGAGGAGTTCAATGCGCGAATTGCATGAAAAATCCAGGAGCTCACCCT GTTTCATGTCAAGTGGCTCCAAAGCTTTTTTTACCTCCTCAAAATAACCAGAGACTCTTTGGTAAAAGCGATGAGTTGTTGCCAGGTAGACCGTTGGAGTCACCGTCCCTTATGATCGATTCCAGAAATGATGATATTGCTATTATAGCTAAGAGCAATCATCCATTCATGGTAAAAAACTTGGAAATCGGGCAAAGCAGTAACAATTTGAGGCAAAAGGAAATTGAAAATGGCGCAAGGCAGATTAAGTGGGAGCAACCAACACTCAGTATTGGGGACATGGGAAGGATGCCTTTCTTAATTAGGCCTCAGAGTGCATTAGAGTCTCCCCGATCCCAGTGTACACGAAGAGATGATAATAGAGACCCGACAGCCGATAGCACAACAAGTGAATCAATTTCAGAGGCAGGCCTCAGTATGAGCTTAGGCATTGCTAATAATGGAAACAAGATGGAGGCTACTTCAACTATGGAAAGACCCATGGTGTCACCAACAACACCGTTTTCTGAAGGAAGAGAACTTGCTACCACATTATCTCCATTTCAGCATGCGCAGAGGGCTCGGCATTTTCTCACCAGACCATCAAGGGTTGCCGAAGGTGCTGCCTTCGATCCAATGAGAGATGGTTTTCCACATCTTCGTGTTGCCAGACCACCTGCTGAAGGAAGGGGTCGCAATCAATTACTTCCACGGTATTGGCCAAGAATAACAGATCAAGAGCTGCAGCAAATTTCTGGAGA TTCGAATTCAACCATCGTTCCACTGTTTGAGAAGGTTCTAAGTGCTAGTGATGCAGGCCGCATAGGACGACTTGTTCTTCCAAAAGCCTGTGCCGAG GCCTATTTTCCACCAATCTCTCAGCCAGAAGGTCGTCCCTTGACAATTCAAGATGCAAAAGGCAAAGAATGGCATTTTCAGTTCAGATTCTGGCCAAATAACAACAGCAGAATGTATGTCTTGGAGGGTGTTACACCATGCATACAGTCCTTACAATTACAAGCTGGTGATACAG TGACCTTCAGTCGGATAGAACCTGGAGGGAAACTTGTTATGGGCTTCCGAAAGGCCACAAACACTGTCAGTTTGCCA GACTCACAGATTTCAGCCATTGCAACTGGTTCCCTTCTCGGTGATTCATTCTTTTCTAACACAAATGAGAATCTATCCATAGTAAGTGGTTACTCAGGATTTCTTCAGTCAATGAAGGGAGCTGCAGATCTCCAGCCAAGCTCTCTATTTGATCATCATGCCAACTCAGCTGATGGGGAGGTTAGTTGGCTTAAGGCAGATAGATTTGGTGGCAGGCCAGATGAGGGGTCTTTTCAGTTTTTACACAAAAAAAGCCGCAATATTGGTTCCAAAAGCAGGAGGCTTTTAATGGATAACGAGGAAGCCCTGGAACTGAAGCTTTCCTGGGAAGAGGCTCAGGAGTTGTTGCGTCCTGCTCCATCTGCAAAACCAACAGTTGTGATGATTGAGGACTATGAATTTGAAGAATATGAT GAACCTCCTGTCTTTGCAAAGAGATCAATTTTCACCAGTCGTTCTACAGG GGAACAAGACCAATGGATTCAGTGTGATGATTGCTCAAAATGGCGTCGTCTGCCTCTTAATGTCATTATTGCCTCCAAGTGGAGATGTGCTGACAACACATGGGATCCAAAAAG CTGTTCCTGCTCTGCACCTGAAGAATTAGCCCACAAGGAATTACAAAGTATTCTCCAGCAGTACGAAG AGATCAGGAGGCGGAAGAGCAACTATTTCTTGAAGCAGAGCATCCCCGAAATGGATGCGTCGAGCCTTGACGCGTTGGCCACTGCCGCAGTCTTTGGGGAGGTCGGGAACCAAGGCGCTGCTTCTGTTGCAACGACCACCAAGCACCCCCGGCACCGGCCCGGCTGCACTTGCATAGTGTGCATCCAGCCGCCCAGCGGCAAGGGGCCGAAGCACAACCCGGCGTGCACTTGCAACGTGTGCATGACTGTCAGGCGCCGTTTCAAGACGCTCATGATGAGGAAGAAGCAACGGCAGTCCGAGCGAGAGGAGGCCGAGGCGAGCAAGAGGATCTCTTGGGTGGGCAGGGACGAGCCCGAGGGAAGCAACCTGTCGCGGTCCCCCCAGACGGTGGACACCATGCGAGACGGCGACGTGATCATGTTCGACAAGGCCGACGCGAGCAAGGGCCACATAGACCTCAACTTCCACCCCGCTAGCCGCGAGGAGGAGCAGCAGCATGGCGGCCAGCCCCGGGTGAGCATGGTCAGCCTCCTCGAGGTTGCGAACCGCCCCTTGGAGAGCTACATGAAGCAGAACGGCCTGGTGAGCCTGGCGGCGGAGCAGGGGAGCAGCTCCGGCACGGCCACAGTCCCATCTCAACCCGCTCCGATGGAGAGCGAAGAGCGGCCCTCCGACGAGGGGCGTGCCGTGCCGGTGGAGCAGGAGCGGGAGCCCACCGATAACATGGCCGTCGATGAGGCAGCCGGTGAGAACCAGGGCCATGCTGCCAGTGCCAGTGACATCGCTGCTGCCTGA